GGAACAATGCCGGTGCCGGTGAGGAGCACGGTCATCGGGGGGATGTCGTTCGCTCGGCGGAGGTAAGCCACGAGCTCCGCGATCGGCCGCCGGATCCGGGACGTGCCAACCTCGCCTCGGAAGACTTCTCGCCCCCGGCGCTCGATGCGGCACCAAAGAGTGAGGCGCTGTTCCACAGGCTCGTCGGACAAGAGGATCGTGGGGCCGATGCTGCAGCACGCGCGGTAGATCTTCGTCTGCGGGAGGTACAGTGGGTTCTCGCCCTCGATGTCGCGCGCGCTCATGTCGTTCCCCAAGGTATACCCCAGCACCTCGCCTTCCTCGCTGAGGACGACCGCGAGTTCAGGCTCCGGTACCGTCCAGCGTGAATCCGAGCGGATCCCGATCGGAGCGTTCGGTCCCACGCACCGGGATGCGGTCGCCTTGAAGAACAGTTCCGGACGCTCCGCATCATAGATCTTGTCGTAGATACCGACGGTCGTGGTCTCGGCGAGCCGGGCTTCCCGACTCCGCTCGTAAGTTACGCCGGCCGCCCAGACCTCGTGCGGCTGCACCGGAAGCAGCAGGTGCGGCGCTTCAGGGCTCGGGGCGCGGTCGAGATCGCGGTATGAAAAGGCGGTCCCGTGCCTGCGGAGCTGCCGAACGACGTTGGTGAGGCCGGCGCGTCCACCCGCCAATTTAACGAGGGCGTCAAACGACTCCACGGGAGATGAATCCGGGGACGCAAGCGCCTGAACCGTGTCGTCCTCGTAGACGCCCAGGCGGCACCCGCCGCCGGGCACCCAAAACCGGGCGACGCGCGTGCTTTTGGCTATCGCAATCCCTTGAGCATCGGCTCGAGATCGATCCGCTCGAGCTCGGCCTGCCACATCGGCAATCGCTTGGCCGGCGCCTTCTCTCTTGGCTTCCGAAAGATGATCCCGACCGGCAGTTTCTCCCGCCGCTCGAAGTCCCGGATCAATTCCCAGGCCGCATCTTCGCTACTGGGATCGTGGCCCCCCGGCACCATCTCGCAGTGCGCGCGAAACCAGTCGTAGGTGTTGAATTTGTTGTAGGTCACGCACGGTGAAAAGTCGTTCACCATCGCGAACCCCTTGTGCCGGACCGCTTCGACCAGCATCTCGGTGGTATGCTTGGGGTCGCCGGAGAACGACTGCGCGATGAACGTCGCGCCGCACGTCAGAGCCATCTTGACCGGATCGAGGAATGGCGGGTGCTCTTCGACGGACACCTTGGCCGGATGACCGAGCCCCGCCGACGGCGAATCCTGTCCCTTCGTGAGACCGTACACCCCGTTGTCCATGATGACGAGGGTGATGTCCGGATCCCGGCGGGAGATGTGAACAAAGTTCTCGATGCCGATCGCCAGCGTGTCGCCGTCGCCGGCCAGAGCGAACACCGTCAGCTCGGGGTTCACCATCTTGGCTCCCAGCGCGTAGGCGAGCGCCCCGCCGTGGGTTCCGTAGAACGAGTTGCCGTTGAGATAGTTCCGAATCTGGCCCGAGCACCCGATCCCGCCGACCAGCAGGACCTCAGTCGGTGTTAATTCCAGCGTCGTAAGGGCCGCCTTGAGCGAGTTCAGCACGGCAAAGTCACCGCAGCCGGGACACCATTGGATCCGGTGCCGGGGAGCGGCGTTCTGTTCCCAGACCGACTTTGTTGCCTCAGGCATCGGAGCTCACCTCGACCATTACGGGATCCTTCCCGCCCAGGCGAACCGCCGTGGCCCCGTTGTGGGTGACCTCATGGACGGCCCGGACCACCTCCGCCGGGTAGAACGGCCGCCCATTGTACTTGAGGACGCGCCGCACCGCCACCAGCGTATGCGCCTGGATGATTTCGGCCAGCTGCCCGATGTAGTTGTGCTCGCACACGATCACAGGCTTCCCGGCCTCGAGGATCGGTTTGGCCAACGCCGTCGGGAACGGCCAGAGGTGGGTAAAGTGTGCCACCGCCGCGTTGATGCCCTCGGTCTGCAACCGCTTCTGGGCGTCGAGCAGGACGGGGCGGGTGGACCCCCACCCTACCAGGAGCGGTCCCTTCCCGAGTTGCCCGAACACCTGGGGCGGCTTGGCATCGTTTTGGAGGTACTTCGCCATCTTGCGCATCCGCTTGTCCATCATCGCGACGCGCTTCGGCGGGTCCGTGGTCACGAATCCAAACTCGTCGTGCTCGGTGCTGTTGATCTTGCTGATCCCGCCGCGTGTACCGGGGAGGAGCCGGGGGGAGATACCGGTGTCGGTGATCTTGTATCGTAGGTACCGGCTTTCGCGCGCCTGCTGCTCCGTGGCCAGTTGGCGGGTCACCGCCCCCTGGCCGGATCGGAACACGGCTTCGGGCACCGTCATTCGCCCTTCGCCCAGGTTGAGGTCCGTGAGGAAGAAGACCGGACACTGGTAGATCTCGGCCAGACGGACGGCTTCGTGGATCAAGGTGTAGCACTCTTCGATCGACGAGGCCGCGAGGACGATGCGCGGGATCTCACCGTGGCCGCCTCCGGTCACGAGGAAGAGATCTCCCTGCTCGGACTTCGTGGGCATCCCGGTCGACGGCCCTGCCCGCATCGCATCGACGATTACGAGCGGCGTCTCCGTGACGCCCGACACGCCGAACTCCTCGACTTTGAGGGAGAGCCCGGGGCCGCTCGTCCCGATCATGCTGAGCGCTCCGGCTGCGCTGGCGCCGAGGGCCGCCCTGATCGACTCGCGCTCGTTCGACCCCTGCAAGGCACGCCCGCCGTACCGGGGCAGATGCTCTTCCATAAACTCGAGGATAGAGGACGCCGGTGTAATCGGATACCCGGCATAAAAGCGGACGCCCGCCTCAATCGCGCCGATCACGAGGGCCTCGTTGCCGGAGATGTAGACCGCGGACGCAGGGGTGGGACGCGGCTCGAGACGGTATCCTACGTTCGACCAGCCGCGCTCGGCTAGGATCGCTTCAACCGCTGCCCGCCCGCGCCGGGCAGCCTCCAGGTTCAGGTTGACCAGCTCCGGGCCTTTGCGGCCAAATCGCTCCTCGAGGAGACGGCGGAGCCACTGCTCGTCTCGATCGAACTCGAGGAGGCGAAAGAGCGCGCCCGTCATGACGACGTTCTTTACGACTTCCTTCTTCAGATCTCGCGTCGCGATCTGGCGGGCGGGAATCGAAAATACCCGGATGCCGCGCGCTTCGAGGGCATCGACGGGAATCGCCCCGCTGGAACTATCGTAGATGAGGACTCCACCGTCCACCACGTTGCGACCGTGCCGGAACACTGAGTCACGGTTCGGTTGCTCGGGGCCATCGGGATCGACGTCGTACTCGAGACCGACGAGGATGTCGAGCCCCTCGTCCCCCCACGACACTGCGGGTTCCTCGGTGATCACCAGCGGATCGTATTGGTGTGCGCCGTAGATGGTCGAGGCGAACCCCCGCTCCAGCCCCATGACGTACAGCCCCGCCCGGCTCAGGATGCGGCCGAGAAGATCGGTGATCGTGGACACGCCATCTCGGAGCTGCACGCCACCGACGAGTAGTTTCATCCGATTGACTTTCATGGACGGCTATTTGCCTCCTGGGAGGCGCAAAGCAGAATCATGCTGGGGCGGCAAAAGACTATTCGCGCCCGAGCGTCGCGGCTCGAGCCTCCGACTAGGTATAGTACCACTTTTTGGGGGGAATCGCGACCAACCTCCGCCTCGCCTTCCCCGCCCGGAACACCGTACGGCAGCGCGCCGCACGGCCCGATAACGGCGGGGTCCACGCCCACGAGCGGCGCGGACCCCGCGGCCTTGGCGGTGGGATTTGGAGGTTACTTCACCGCGAGCTTGAGCTCCTTCGCGGCAGTGAACCGGGGAACTGTCCGTGCGGGAACCCGCACA
This window of the bacterium genome carries:
- a CDS encoding fumarylacetoacetate hydrolase family protein — its product is MESFDALVKLAGGRAGLTNVVRQLRRHGTAFSYRDLDRAPSPEAPHLLLPVQPHEVWAAGVTYERSREARLAETTTVGIYDKIYDAERPELFFKATASRCVGPNAPIGIRSDSRWTVPEPELAVVLSEEGEVLGYTLGNDMSARDIEGENPLYLPQTKIYRACCSIGPTILLSDEPVEQRLTLWCRIERRGREVFRGEVGTSRIRRPIAELVAYLRRANDIPPMTVLLTGTGIVP
- a CDS encoding thiamine pyrophosphate-dependent enzyme, which translates into the protein MPEATKSVWEQNAAPRHRIQWCPGCGDFAVLNSLKAALTTLELTPTEVLLVGGIGCSGQIRNYLNGNSFYGTHGGALAYALGAKMVNPELTVFALAGDGDTLAIGIENFVHISRRDPDITLVIMDNGVYGLTKGQDSPSAGLGHPAKVSVEEHPPFLDPVKMALTCGATFIAQSFSGDPKHTTEMLVEAVRHKGFAMVNDFSPCVTYNKFNTYDWFRAHCEMVPGGHDPSSEDAAWELIRDFERREKLPVGIIFRKPREKAPAKRLPMWQAELERIDLEPMLKGLR
- a CDS encoding 2-oxoacid:acceptor oxidoreductase subunit alpha, which translates into the protein MKVNRMKLLVGGVQLRDGVSTITDLLGRILSRAGLYVMGLERGFASTIYGAHQYDPLVITEEPAVSWGDEGLDILVGLEYDVDPDGPEQPNRDSVFRHGRNVVDGGVLIYDSSSGAIPVDALEARGIRVFSIPARQIATRDLKKEVVKNVVMTGALFRLLEFDRDEQWLRRLLEERFGRKGPELVNLNLEAARRGRAAVEAILAERGWSNVGYRLEPRPTPASAVYISGNEALVIGAIEAGVRFYAGYPITPASSILEFMEEHLPRYGGRALQGSNERESIRAALGASAAGALSMIGTSGPGLSLKVEEFGVSGVTETPLVIVDAMRAGPSTGMPTKSEQGDLFLVTGGGHGEIPRIVLAASSIEECYTLIHEAVRLAEIYQCPVFFLTDLNLGEGRMTVPEAVFRSGQGAVTRQLATEQQARESRYLRYKITDTGISPRLLPGTRGGISKINSTEHDEFGFVTTDPPKRVAMMDKRMRKMAKYLQNDAKPPQVFGQLGKGPLLVGWGSTRPVLLDAQKRLQTEGINAAVAHFTHLWPFPTALAKPILEAGKPVIVCEHNYIGQLAEIIQAHTLVAVRRVLKYNGRPFYPAEVVRAVHEVTHNGATAVRLGGKDPVMVEVSSDA